A segment of the Bactrocera neohumeralis isolate Rockhampton chromosome 3, APGP_CSIRO_Bneo_wtdbg2-racon-allhic-juicebox.fasta_v2, whole genome shotgun sequence genome:
ACTGGAAGTAATGTAATGTATTTCTCTTACATTGAAAATTACGCGTTTCTCGCGTATTTGTCGGCTTCGGTTTCCATATAACGAATGAAACGCGTTAAATTTGTGCGCACCGTTTGCACAGCTGGATATCGTTCCTTCAATTCACGACGCTGTTGACGCATCTGCGATTGTTAAGAAAGtatataaattaagattttttaacatgaatttaaatcaaataaaatgtttacctTATTCTTAAACATTTTCTCCAATTTTTTCAGCACTTCCGGCAAATTCAATTCGATAATCAGTTTAGGCCAATCATTGTCCGCAAACATATCCATTAAAGCATCAAGTGCTTCGGATATTGTCCACACATCCTCCTCCTAAATTGTAATGTAAATATGATTGACTTTAGCTAACAATAACACTGaggaaatatttcattcattaCTTCAGAACATGCTTCCACGATGAATGTGATGATTATGCGCACTAAATTTTCTGACAACAGGCAACCCAATGTGCCCAACATACGCAACCAGTTCGCACGTATTTCAGCAACACTGCAGTTTTTTACACCATTGAAAATTAACTGTAAAtgtgagaaatattttaaaaaatatacatatcattGTTGGTGTGAATAATTAatattgggttgtcaaaaaagtcttgcggtatttttattgaatttttttttatttttttattgaaattgaaatgaatttttgatgactcatgcccagctcttgaccgatgctacggctgctactatgcccctctctttcgaccaattcagcgattttatcgcaattttcgacgacaggcctacCGGAgagtggcgcatcttcgaccacctctacaccagaacgaaaacgttgtgcggtggaaatggaaactgtatcgagtccataaactgcacaaattttattggcggcttgagatgcatttttgcctttatcgtagtagtactgttaaatatgccgtattttctctttattttctccatgtttgcgacgctataactcacgaacgacaatcaaacacgtgttagcgtgtgaaatgagctttccaaaaaggtatagcatgacccgatgcgacgaataaaactagagaACTACgcgcaagacttttttggcaACCTATTATATACCTCTAAGTCATTTTCAACCATTTGACTGAACAACTCTTTGTTGGTTTTCAGTCGTTCTAAGGTAGCACGCATTAGGGATGTGGCCGGTTCCATGACAGACACGTCTTGCGGACCCTTAAACACTTGCTGACCAAGCTCCACCCAAACATCATAGATTGCTTTGGCGCCACCCAGGTCTTCAGGGCTCAAAGCATTGCACAGGTTTTGTAGGCAAAGTAAAGATGAAATGCGCAAGTTTTTTACTCtggaatataataatattagtaaGAAACTAAGATAAAAAGTTAACTTGGATTGCACTGCAGCTATAATCTGTATCTTCCTAAAGTAAAACAGTTTTCTGACAATGGCTTGATTAGGATCGGTTAGCCGACTATATTCTGTACTAGCTTCATCGCAACAATAGTTCCGCAGATTGTACCGTTACCTTGGATAATAGTCCATTCTGAATTTaataaagatatattttcaattaaaaaaatttcatatgctACAGTAGTCCAGTTTCTTCGAACATTATAGCGTTGCCtcggacaataatccatgccgaattgttcgttcgttaagatatcttctcaaataaaaagttttccatacaagagtcGATTTTGATCGTTTAATTATGATAGCTATACTGGTCCAAAATCAGCGGTTTCGaaaaataagcagctttttAAGAGGGAAACTCTGTGTACAAAATTTCGGAACGATATTTAACAAACTGAGGGAGTAGTTCGCACAACACGCCAAtcagtaatatatttttataggatTTCCGAAGTTAGCTTTTGgggttacaaacttaatatactatatatagccTAATAGGAGTCGCTACTTACTTCACAACCAGTGACACACTCACATCCCTCAAGGATTGCGCAACATTATCAGGTAAAACTTGTGCCTTTTTCCAAAGCTgtagagaaaacaaaaaatatgcatatttttgcattaaaagagttgcataatattttattttatcgtttttcACCTTCTCAATAATGCTCAACGATTTAATAACTTCAACAAGCGCTTCGGGGAGTTTATCTTCATTTTGTATATTTCCATTACCATTTGCATTTTCATATTCGTAGTCTATAACACCTTCACCCTCTGACGCATCATCGCCATCGGAATCGACCCACTCTgttgcagaaaatattttaattaataattctgACACGCATGTATGAAAAATGACTAAAAGCTAAGTATCAAGCGCAGAACAATGCCAAtgggatttttttcaataacggTTATGGCCGCGTTACCTTCTTCATCATTCGATACTAAGTTCGTAATAATTTCTGCAACAACACGCTGAGCGTCCAATAAGTTACCGACGTCCTTGATTGCAATTTCAGCCGGTGTAGGAAGTTCTTGTTGACGTCTTCGTAATGCGGCGCTTTCTTCGGTCTCCTCTAAAAGttttcaatcaatttaattcaatgcataaataatttttaccaacTGCTGCTTCGTACCTTCTTCCATTTCAACATTGAAGTCCATTACTGATATACTTTCATTTTGGTCATTTTCTCTATGATTAGTCAACAAATTCGACAATGCTTCCTGTTGATCAATTTGTAAAGTTTCTGAGATACTATTCAATATATTGCAAGTATAAGCTGCTGACAAAGCCGGCACATTTGATAAAATACCTGAAAAAAGTGTATTGGtgtgaaaagtttttattttcttacaaaataattaatcacCAGCGCCTAATGTTCGTAGGTATTGATGTCCATAACTGCCTGTAACATTcagcaaacttaatatttcaGGGACATGCTGAGTTAATGCATTCCAAATTTTTTGATTGCCCTCCGTCACCACTAATAAGCATTGCGCTACGGAAATTGCAATAtccaaaccaaaaatattgtaatcCAGACAACGTATAAAACTGCCTATTAATTGTGACTGGTTAAAGGTTTCTAAAGCAAGAGTAGAACTTTCACAAAGGTTCCAAAGAAGATTTATAGCCTGCAAAAATGTATCCGACCGTATATCTAGTTGACCTAATGCAGCATCGAAGTTTGGCACCCATTCGCCATCCTGGGCGTATTCATTCAATAAAGTCAAAAGTGGCGTGAGCACATCCTGTTCAACAAATAGCTCACAAACTTCCTAAAGCGTATAaagtaaatttgatttaaagttatttaatatGATATTTAAATGTTCCACCTATAACTTACTGGCATACAAACAGTAAAGTTACGTAGTGCACCTGCTGCTGCATTTCGCAAAGGTTGGTCGCGATCGTAGAGATATGGTGCAGATATGCGTATGATGTCGCTCTGGCATATGGCAGTTAGTTTATCTTTTTTGCCAGATTGCACTAGCACTGCTAATGATTGCAAAGCATTCAATTTTTCCTCGACATTAACATTAAGGAGTTGTTCGCGTATTGTATCCACTGGACCCAAACCATTTTCCATTAAATCTTCATCGTGGTTCAAAAAATCGGCAACACCATTTAAACTCAAAGGATTCGAATTCGCTACAAGGCGTACGCGGTTGCGTCTGGTTTTACCCATTTTCTTTAACTATTACGAATAGATGACACTCTAGCAATAGCTCTATGCTCAGGAAACTCCAAAGCTTAGTAAATAATTCACACAAAAAACTACCAGACCCCCACGTGcataaacacaacaacaatcgGTTTTTTACTCTATCCTACAGTCGATATTTAGCGGTTGTCTCGTTTTATTACTGATTTTCATTTTCGagtttcgttttgttttgtgtcTTATTTCGTTTCTCTTTAATCAGTTGTATTTCGAATTCTACAGCATTTTCGAAAGAATCCAAATTGGTAAGCTGCCATACTCTCGTCAAAATTTATTCCAATTAGATTGATCATTGACTTATAATATTAGTTAGctaataaaaattggaattaaaacatTCACTTTCCGGCTCCTATTACCTTTCAGAAACATGCAACAATTAGCAAATGTTTTTTGCTGGCAAAGCAATCCCTACTATCTGAAATATAAACCAAAACTTTTCTGGAAATATGTtcttaaaatgaatttttataagcattttttcttaaatcttCAATGGAACTCTATAATTTCGAATCTTATTAGTACgcctaaaatgaaaaataacgtaaaatCACATTTCATAAGTTAACAGGGGAACGAAAAACGTTACATATGCTATAACTCTTCATtgtgacaaaattttaattttggttaaaacATGGTTATATCTAATAGTTGAATCTTAAAATGTTCAATTTTCCgatgatgaatttttttgcatttcaagtGGCGATACATTTGTTAATGAAAACCCAGCGAAACATTGTACATTGTTGGAAAAACATTTAGTCTGGCAACTAATGAGAAGGAGCAATGAAGTAAAATTGAAGAAACGAAGTATCAGCCAGCAACCAGCAGCAAGAGGAGCTTTTAACTAGTGTAGGTAATAGCTACGTAAAAAAATGGTTTGCATTGAAGGAAAGTGTGACCTTCGCAGTTAGTTCTTGGGATATTATAAATGAAGACAATAAGTTTGaagaaaattcttgaaaaagtgCATAAAATTGTAGTGAATTCTCGTTTTGCTATCGCATATTTTATACTTGCTTCGCCAAAGAAGAGAAGCGATAAATAACGTGAAGAAGCTAATGTGTGAACGATATGTATGTGGTTGGTGTGTAGCATAATAAGAATGTAAATGTAAAGAGAACAAAGAAGGAACGTGTGCAattagtgtatgtgtgtatgtgagaaAGGAGAAGCACGCAAAGGCACACACAAAATCGCTGGGAAGTGAACTGCTCTCAACTCGACATTGTGGAAAGCTCTTTTTGGGGCTTATATTCATGAGATATAAATCAGAGTTGCAATTGTGGATGGTGGATTTTTATGTATGGCATGTCAAAATAAAGCAGAGGAAAGTAGCAGTTTAAGGAAGTTGTTAATATCTGAACACATCATGTGAATATTCAATTATAAACAGGGGCCGGTAAGTTAAATGAGTTAAAATATTGAAGTATAAATCCATAAAACCCATGTGTTGACTTGAAGTGTCGTCACTTGGATGTGAGTTTGCTGAAATTTGTAATAATGGTatccaaatttgtttacatatagTTAGAGAATCTCatgttattaattatttaacaattacaataaaatagaaCAACTTATGCAGTaacttatttaataatttttataaaaaaaatttaactctgAAGTTAATTGGTAGTAGATGTTCCACATTTTCTTTTTGGAAATAGATATCTTAGCTGTTTTAGGAAAGAGCACCCGTGGCAATAAATTCACCGGGGACCTATAAGATATTGTTAAGGAGTTAGGCagtaaagttttgattttttttttaactcatatGAAATTAATCAGTATTCCTAGAAATTCGTGTCAAGTCGTGTGagctaaaattttttacatcagATTTTTtggtattcaaaaattaaaagtgttttcatatgtatgtcggtatgtttttttaattttgagcactttttatgtataaattatggTAACCtcgaaattttatattcaatttcgtttaaaatttttatttaacaataaaaaatcagcAGATTTTTTTCGCCAAATATCGTATTTCCCCTTCAaagtgttcaaaaaataataaagattgTTATTTCGTTAAATCCTCTCCTCATTATCTTGGGAATCTAA
Coding sequences within it:
- the LOC126752428 gene encoding HEAT repeat-containing protein 3, which translates into the protein MGKTRRNRVRLVANSNPLSLNGVADFLNHDEDLMENGLGPVDTIREQLLNVNVEEKLNALQSLAVLVQSGKKDKLTAICQSDIIRISAPYLYDRDQPLRNAAAGALRNFTVCMPEVCELFVEQDVLTPLLTLLNEYAQDGEWVPNFDAALGQLDIRSDTFLQAINLLWNLCESSTLALETFNQSQLIGSFIRCLDYNIFGLDIAISVAQCLLVVTEGNQKIWNALTQHVPEILSLLNVTGSYGHQYLRTLGAGILSNVPALSAAYTCNILNSISETLQIDQQEALSNLLTNHRENDQNESISVMDFNVEMEEEETEESAALRRRQQELPTPAEIAIKDVGNLLDAQRVVAEIITNLVSNDEEEWVDSDGDDASEGEGVIDYEYENANGNGNIQNEDKLPEALVEVIKSLSIIEKLWKKAQVLPDNVAQSLRDVSVSLVVKVKNLRISSLLCLQNLCNALSPEDLGGAKAIYDVWVELGQQVFKGPQDVSVMEPATSLMRATLERLKTNKELFSQMVENDLELIFNGVKNCSVAEIRANWLRMLGTLGCLLSENLVRIIITFIVEACSEEEDVWTISEALDALMDMFADNDWPKLIIELNLPEVLKKLEKMFKNKMRQQRRELKERYPAVQTVRTNLTRFIRYMETEADKYARNA